A stretch of DNA from Thermofilaceae archaeon:
AGAAGCTTTTCAACTAGCGCTCGGACGCGCTCAGCCATCTGAAGTGCTTCCTCAGCGTCCTCCCGATCATAGAGCTCCTCAGGTGCAACTCCGCTTTCCTCGTCTCCGTACATCGAGGGTTCCCTCTCCCTCCTCAATCTACGCGAGTACCTGGCCAGAACTGGCACATGCTCGCGGAACCACTCGGGGAACCTATGTGCCTCCGCCCTGAGCACGGGACCGACATCGTGCCAGCGGGGTGGTTCGACACCAACGATCCTCAACGCTGCCTTAAGCAGGAGTTCCACCGCCTCCTGGCACTGCCTGACGACGTAGGGGTAGCTGCCGCGCTCGAGCGCGATCCTGGCGTGGTGGAGCCGCTCCGCAGCCTGCCTGTAGTACGATGCAGCGATCTCTACGTTCCTCACAGCTCGATCACCTCCCCGAACCTGTAGTCGCGCTTTAACCTCCAGTACCAGAGCTTCCCGTACTTTACGCGTTCAGCGCCGAGCGCCTCCAGCCTCTTCGCTAGGCGCTTGAGGATACCTTGGAAGAAGCCCCCCTTATCGTATAGGATCACCGCGTCCTCCACCATGTCCAGGTAGAGGGGGGAGCCTCGGGCAGCCTCCTCCGGCGTCTTGAGGATGGGTGAAAACTCGATCGTGTAACCGAGCTTCTCAGCCTCCTCGATCAGGGGTTGCAGCTCCTCCTCCACCTCCATGAAGATGTCCTGCCTCCTAAACCTGCTCCTCGGCAGGCCCTCAGCCACGATCAGCAGGTCGATGTCGCTGTCCCTCCTAGCCTCCCCCCGGGCTACTGACCCGAAGACCACGACTGACACGAGGGAGCTGCCGAGCCGCCTCTGAAGAGCCCTGACGAGCTCGAGTAGGATGCTTCTGTAGGGCTCCTGCAGCTTCTCGACCTTCTCGGCGGCCACCGCGGTGATTCAGCGTGGCAGCTTAAAAGTTCGGCGGCTCAAGCCCCATTCGACGCAGCCTCAGAAGGTCGAGGTGCTTTCAAATCCTCGGGGGAACCCTTTCCCTCATCGACTCCAGAAGCCAG
This window harbors:
- a CDS encoding HEPN domain-containing protein; protein product: MRNVEIAASYYRQAAERLHHARIALERGSYPYVVRQCQEAVELLLKAALRIVGVEPPRWHDVGPVLRAEAHRFPEWFREHVPVLARYSRRLRREREPSMYGDEESGVAPEELYDREDAEEALQMAERVRALVEKLLKPT
- a CDS encoding nucleotidyltransferase domain-containing protein, encoding MAAEKVEKLQEPYRSILLELVRALQRRLGSSLVSVVVFGSVARGEARRDSDIDLLIVAEGLPRSRFRRQDIFMEVEEELQPLIEEAEKLGYTIEFSPILKTPEEAARGSPLYLDMVEDAVILYDKGGFFQGILKRLAKRLEALGAERVKYGKLWYWRLKRDYRFGEVIEL